From Myxococcus xanthus, one genomic window encodes:
- a CDS encoding deoxyhypusine synthase family protein, giving the protein MTISVRCVLRHHFRHFNARTLVDAADAWAAHADDGGKMMVTLAGAMSTAELGISLAEMIRRDKVHAITTTGANLEEDVFNLVAQEHYVRVPDPRSLTAEQEAELRDKGLNRVADTCIPEEEAMRKVERPLLELWQRAERDGRRHFPHEYLYELLLSGALAGSYQVDPRHSWLLAAAEKRLPIFVPGWEDSTLGNVFVASVMRKELETWSPIRGGAEYMAALADWYRETSSSAKVGFFQIGGGIAGDFPICVVPMLRLDLEEEVPYWSYFCQISDSTPSFGSYSGAPPNEKITWHKVDVDTPRFVIESDATIVAPLVFSYVLDCWGVRQQKS; this is encoded by the coding sequence ATGACCATTTCCGTTCGATGCGTGCTGCGGCACCACTTCCGGCACTTCAACGCCCGGACCCTCGTGGATGCAGCGGACGCCTGGGCGGCGCACGCCGATGACGGTGGCAAGATGATGGTGACGCTCGCCGGTGCCATGAGCACGGCGGAGCTGGGGATCTCGCTCGCCGAGATGATCCGCCGCGACAAGGTCCACGCGATCACGACCACGGGTGCGAATCTGGAGGAGGACGTCTTCAACCTGGTGGCCCAGGAGCACTACGTGCGGGTGCCCGATCCCCGCAGCCTCACGGCGGAGCAGGAGGCCGAGTTGCGCGACAAGGGGCTCAATCGCGTGGCAGATACCTGCATCCCGGAAGAGGAGGCGATGCGCAAGGTGGAACGCCCCCTCCTCGAGCTCTGGCAGAGGGCGGAGCGGGACGGGCGCCGCCACTTTCCCCATGAGTACCTCTACGAGCTGCTCCTCTCCGGCGCGCTGGCCGGCTCGTACCAGGTGGATCCCCGTCATTCGTGGCTCCTGGCGGCTGCGGAGAAGCGCCTTCCGATCTTCGTACCGGGATGGGAGGACTCCACGCTGGGCAACGTGTTCGTCGCCAGCGTGATGCGCAAGGAGCTGGAAACCTGGAGTCCAATCCGCGGCGGCGCCGAGTACATGGCGGCCCTCGCGGACTGGTACCGGGAGACCTCCTCGTCCGCGAAGGTCGGCTTCTTCCAGATCGGCGGGGGGATCGCTGGCGACTTCCCGATTTGCGTCGTGCCGATGCTGCGCCTCGATTTGGAGGAGGAGGTCCCCTACTGGTCCTACTTCTGCCAGATCTCCGACAGCACGCCCTCGTTCGGCTCTTACAGCGGCGCACCGCCCAACGAGAAGATCACCTGGCACAAGGTCGACGTCGACACGCCTCGCTTCGTGATCGAGTCCGATGCGACGATCGTGGCGCCGTTGGTCTTCTCGTACGTCCTCGACTGCTGGGGCGTGCGCCAGCAGAAGAGCTGA